One Sphaeramia orbicularis chromosome 21, fSphaOr1.1, whole genome shotgun sequence DNA window includes the following coding sequences:
- the nr0b1 gene encoding nuclear receptor subfamily 0 group B member 1, translated as MAGLEGCRCRGAGGRSNTSILYNILKSDSLAITEEQQQQPQQQQTVQHLFHRTSSSSSSSSSSSSAAPAPLQELRQQPCSCGSTRRRGVLRSPQVTCKAASAVLVKTLRFVKNVPCFRELPEDDQLVLIRSGWAPLLVLGLAQDRVDFETTETVEPSMLQRILTGLPDRHSELLAGQSRATAGVSVVDIEAIKAFLKTCWSVDISTKEYAYLKGAVLFNPDLEGLRCLHYIQSLRREAHQALNEHVRLIHREDATRFAKLLIALSMLRAISPPVVAQLFFRPVIGAVNIEEVLMEMFYGK; from the exons ATGGCCGGGCTGGAGGGCTGCCGCTGTCGGGGCGCCGGCGGCCGGAGCAACACCAGTATCCTGTATAACATCCTGAAGAGTGACAGCCTGGCCATCACCGAGGAGCAGCAACAACAaccccaacaacaacaaacagtgcAGCACTTGTTCCACaggacctcctcctcttcctcctcctcctcttcctcctcctccgccgccCCGGCTCCCCTGCAGGAGCTCCGACAGCAGCCGTGCTCCTGCGGCTCCACGCGCCGCCGCGGTGTCCTCCGCTCCCCGCAGGTGACGTGTAAAGCCGCCTCCGCCGTTCTGGTGAAAACTCTGCGCTTCGTGAAAAACGTCCCCTGCTTCCGTGAGCTGCCGGAGGACGACCAGCTGGTGCTCATCCGGAGCGGGTGGGCGCCTCTGCTGGTGCTGGGACTGGCGCAGGACCGAGTGGACTTTGAGACCACGGAGACGGTGGAGCCCAGCATGTTACAGCGGATCCTCACCGGACTGCCTGACCGACACAGCGAGCTGCTGGCCGGCCAGAGCAGGGCCACGGCGGGGGTCTCTGTCGTGGATATCGAAGCGATCAAAGCCTTCCTGAAGACGTGTTGGAGTGTGGATATCAGTACCAAGGAGTATGCGTACCTGAAGGGGGCTGTGCTGTTTAATCCAG aTCTGGAGGGTCTGCGCTGCCTCCACTACATCCAGTCCCTGCGTCGGGAGGCGCACCAGGCTCTGAACGAACACGTCCGGCTGATCCACCGAGAGGACGCGACGCGCTTCGCCAAACTGCTCATAGCTCTGTCCATGCTGAGGGCCATCAGCCCCCCGGTGGTCGCCCAGCTCTTCTTCAGACCCGTCATAGGGGCCGTCAACATTGAGGAGGTGCTCATGGAGATGTTTTATGGGAAGTAG